The following coding sequences lie in one Musa acuminata AAA Group cultivar baxijiao chromosome BXJ3-1, Cavendish_Baxijiao_AAA, whole genome shotgun sequence genomic window:
- the LOC103995909 gene encoding uncharacterized membrane protein At1g16860 isoform X1, producing MGSRFPSHQLSNGLYVSGRPEQPKEKPPTIFSTAMPYTGGDIKKSGELGKMFDLHVEKSRKSGPLTNPPSRNRSLGAAATHSGPIMPNASGQPNYSGSSSYAAPSSGSLLVTGGSGRQKSSSGPLKHGDSVKKASGPQSGGVTQVGRQNSGPLPPVLPTTGLITSGPISSGPLNSSSVPRKLSGSLESTKSMKSHSASVIQNQAVTNLTQEDDYLFKGSLPKPIIWSVVLLFVMGFIAGGFILGAVHNVILLMVVVIIFGGVVMLSFWNTCFGRRAIVGFIARYPDVDLRTAKDGQYVKVSGVVTCGNFPLQSSYHMVPRCVYTSTGLYEYRGWNSKTANSQHLRFTWGLRSKERHVVDFYISDFQSGLRALVKAGYGSRVAPYVDESVVIDMNPNNKDSSPEFLRWLQERNLSSDDRVMRLKEGYVKEGSTVSVMGVVRKNDNVLMIVPPPEPFSTGCQWAKCIIPASLDGIILRCEDTSDVDVIPV from the exons ATGGGTTCCAGATTCCCATCGCACCAGCTCAGCAATGGCCTCTATGTTTCAGGTCGACCTGAACAACCCAAGGAGAAACCTCCAACAATTTTCTCTACAGCCATGCCATATACAGGAGGAGATATTAAAAAATCTGGAGAACTTGGGAAGATGTTTGATCTTCATGTAGAGAAATCCAGAAAATCTGGGCCACTTACTAATCCCCCTTCAAGAAATCGATCATTGGGGGCTGCTGCTACCCACTCAGGGCCTATCATGCCTAATGCTTCTGGTCAGCCTAACTATTCCGGTTCTTCTTCTTATGCAGCTCCGAGTTCTGGTTCTTTGCTAGTCACTGGTGGTTCTGGTAGACAGAAATCCAGTTCTGGGCCACTTAAACACGGGGATTCAGTTAAAAAGGCATCTGGGCCTCAATCTGGAGGTGTTACCCAAGTGGGACGCCAAAATTCTGGCCCTCTTCCACCAGTGCTGCCCACTACAGGTCTTATCACTTCTGGCCCGATTTCTTCTGGGCCACTTAATTCATCCAGTGTCCCCCGGAAATTATCAGGTTCTCTGGAATCCACTAAATCAATGAAGTCACATAGTGCATCTGTCATTCAGAACCAAGCTGTCACTAATCTCACTCAGGAAGATGATTATTTGTTCAAGGGAAGCTTGCCTAAGCCCATCATTTGGTCCGTGGTTTTGTTATTTGTGATGGGTTTTATTGCAGGCGGCTTCATTCTTGGTGCTGTTCACAATGTCATTCTTCTTATGGTTGTTGTAATTATTTTTGGAGGAGTTGTCATGCTTTCCTTTTGGAATACTTGTTTTGGAAGAAGGGCAATCGTAGGATTCATTGCTAGATATCCTGATGTGGATTTGAGAACTGCAAAAGATGGGCAGTATGTCAAGGTCTCTGGG GTTGTTACATGTGGAAATTTTCCCCTTCAGTCATCATACCATATGGTTCCTAGATGTGTGTACACATCTACTGGCCTCTATGAATACAGGGGCTGGAACTCAAAGACTGCCAATTCCCAGCATCTGCGTTTTACTTGGGGACTAAGATCAAAGGAG aggcatgtggttgacttttaTATATCTGATTTCCAATCTGGTTTAAGAGCTCTGGTCAAAGCAGGCTATGGTTCTAGGGTGGCTCCGTATGTTGATGAGTCTGTCGTCATTGACATGAACCCAAACAACAAGGATTCGTCTCCTGAATTTCTCAGGTGGTTGCAGGAGAGGAACCTTTCTAGTGATGACCGTGTGATGCGCCTGAAAGAAGG TTATGTCAAAGAGGGCAGCACTGTAAGTGTAATGGGAGTTGTCCGAAAGAATGACAACGTTCTGATGATAGTCCCTCCTCCTGAGCCCTTCTCCACAGGGTGCCAGTGGGCGAAGTGCATAATTCCAGCGAGCCTCGATGGAATTATATTAAGATGTGAGGACACATCAGATGTTGATGTCATACCAGTGTAA
- the LOC103995909 gene encoding uncharacterized membrane protein At1g16860 isoform X2, whose translation MGSRFPSHQLSNGLYVSGRPEQPKEKPPTIFSTAMPYTGGDIKKSGELGKMFDLHVEKSRKSGPLTNPPSRNRSLGAAATHSGPIMPNASGQPNYSGSSSYAAPSSGSLLVTGGSGRQKSSSGPLKHGDSVKKASGPQSGGVTQVGRQNSGPLPPVLPTTGLITSGPISSGPLNSSSVPRKLSGSLESTKSMKSHSASVIQNQAVTNLTQEDDYLFKGSLPKPIIWSVVLLFVMGFIAGGFILGAVHNVILLMVVVIIFGGVVMLSFWNTCFGRRAIVGFIARYPDVDLRTAKDGQYVKVVTCGNFPLQSSYHMVPRCVYTSTGLYEYRGWNSKTANSQHLRFTWGLRSKERHVVDFYISDFQSGLRALVKAGYGSRVAPYVDESVVIDMNPNNKDSSPEFLRWLQERNLSSDDRVMRLKEGYVKEGSTVSVMGVVRKNDNVLMIVPPPEPFSTGCQWAKCIIPASLDGIILRCEDTSDVDVIPV comes from the exons ATGGGTTCCAGATTCCCATCGCACCAGCTCAGCAATGGCCTCTATGTTTCAGGTCGACCTGAACAACCCAAGGAGAAACCTCCAACAATTTTCTCTACAGCCATGCCATATACAGGAGGAGATATTAAAAAATCTGGAGAACTTGGGAAGATGTTTGATCTTCATGTAGAGAAATCCAGAAAATCTGGGCCACTTACTAATCCCCCTTCAAGAAATCGATCATTGGGGGCTGCTGCTACCCACTCAGGGCCTATCATGCCTAATGCTTCTGGTCAGCCTAACTATTCCGGTTCTTCTTCTTATGCAGCTCCGAGTTCTGGTTCTTTGCTAGTCACTGGTGGTTCTGGTAGACAGAAATCCAGTTCTGGGCCACTTAAACACGGGGATTCAGTTAAAAAGGCATCTGGGCCTCAATCTGGAGGTGTTACCCAAGTGGGACGCCAAAATTCTGGCCCTCTTCCACCAGTGCTGCCCACTACAGGTCTTATCACTTCTGGCCCGATTTCTTCTGGGCCACTTAATTCATCCAGTGTCCCCCGGAAATTATCAGGTTCTCTGGAATCCACTAAATCAATGAAGTCACATAGTGCATCTGTCATTCAGAACCAAGCTGTCACTAATCTCACTCAGGAAGATGATTATTTGTTCAAGGGAAGCTTGCCTAAGCCCATCATTTGGTCCGTGGTTTTGTTATTTGTGATGGGTTTTATTGCAGGCGGCTTCATTCTTGGTGCTGTTCACAATGTCATTCTTCTTATGGTTGTTGTAATTATTTTTGGAGGAGTTGTCATGCTTTCCTTTTGGAATACTTGTTTTGGAAGAAGGGCAATCGTAGGATTCATTGCTAGATATCCTGATGTGGATTTGAGAACTGCAAAAGATGGGCAGTATGTCAAG GTTGTTACATGTGGAAATTTTCCCCTTCAGTCATCATACCATATGGTTCCTAGATGTGTGTACACATCTACTGGCCTCTATGAATACAGGGGCTGGAACTCAAAGACTGCCAATTCCCAGCATCTGCGTTTTACTTGGGGACTAAGATCAAAGGAG aggcatgtggttgacttttaTATATCTGATTTCCAATCTGGTTTAAGAGCTCTGGTCAAAGCAGGCTATGGTTCTAGGGTGGCTCCGTATGTTGATGAGTCTGTCGTCATTGACATGAACCCAAACAACAAGGATTCGTCTCCTGAATTTCTCAGGTGGTTGCAGGAGAGGAACCTTTCTAGTGATGACCGTGTGATGCGCCTGAAAGAAGG TTATGTCAAAGAGGGCAGCACTGTAAGTGTAATGGGAGTTGTCCGAAAGAATGACAACGTTCTGATGATAGTCCCTCCTCCTGAGCCCTTCTCCACAGGGTGCCAGTGGGCGAAGTGCATAATTCCAGCGAGCCTCGATGGAATTATATTAAGATGTGAGGACACATCAGATGTTGATGTCATACCAGTGTAA
- the LOC103995909 gene encoding uncharacterized membrane protein At1g16860 isoform X3 gives MGSRFPSHQLSNGLYVSGRPEQPKEKPPTIFSTAMPYTGGDIKKSGELGKMFDLHVEKSRKSGPLTNPPSRNRSLGAAATHSGPIMPNASGQPNYSGSSSYAAPSSGSLLVTGGSGRQKSSSGPLKHGDSVKKASGPQSGGVTQVGRQNSGPLPPVLPTTGLITSGPISSGPLNSSSVPRKLSGSLESTKSMKSHSASVIQNQAVTNLTQEDDYLFKGSLPKPIIWSVVLLFVMGFIAGGFILGAVHNVILLMVVVIIFGGVVMLSFWNTCFGRRAIVGFIARYPDVDLRTAKDGQYVKVSGVVTCGNFPLQSSYHMVPRCVYTSTGLYEYRGWNSKTANSQHLRFTWGLRSKERHVVDFYISDFQSGLRALVKAGYGSRVAPYVDESVVIDMNPNNKDSSPEFLRWLQERNLSSDDRVMRLKEG, from the exons ATGGGTTCCAGATTCCCATCGCACCAGCTCAGCAATGGCCTCTATGTTTCAGGTCGACCTGAACAACCCAAGGAGAAACCTCCAACAATTTTCTCTACAGCCATGCCATATACAGGAGGAGATATTAAAAAATCTGGAGAACTTGGGAAGATGTTTGATCTTCATGTAGAGAAATCCAGAAAATCTGGGCCACTTACTAATCCCCCTTCAAGAAATCGATCATTGGGGGCTGCTGCTACCCACTCAGGGCCTATCATGCCTAATGCTTCTGGTCAGCCTAACTATTCCGGTTCTTCTTCTTATGCAGCTCCGAGTTCTGGTTCTTTGCTAGTCACTGGTGGTTCTGGTAGACAGAAATCCAGTTCTGGGCCACTTAAACACGGGGATTCAGTTAAAAAGGCATCTGGGCCTCAATCTGGAGGTGTTACCCAAGTGGGACGCCAAAATTCTGGCCCTCTTCCACCAGTGCTGCCCACTACAGGTCTTATCACTTCTGGCCCGATTTCTTCTGGGCCACTTAATTCATCCAGTGTCCCCCGGAAATTATCAGGTTCTCTGGAATCCACTAAATCAATGAAGTCACATAGTGCATCTGTCATTCAGAACCAAGCTGTCACTAATCTCACTCAGGAAGATGATTATTTGTTCAAGGGAAGCTTGCCTAAGCCCATCATTTGGTCCGTGGTTTTGTTATTTGTGATGGGTTTTATTGCAGGCGGCTTCATTCTTGGTGCTGTTCACAATGTCATTCTTCTTATGGTTGTTGTAATTATTTTTGGAGGAGTTGTCATGCTTTCCTTTTGGAATACTTGTTTTGGAAGAAGGGCAATCGTAGGATTCATTGCTAGATATCCTGATGTGGATTTGAGAACTGCAAAAGATGGGCAGTATGTCAAGGTCTCTGGG GTTGTTACATGTGGAAATTTTCCCCTTCAGTCATCATACCATATGGTTCCTAGATGTGTGTACACATCTACTGGCCTCTATGAATACAGGGGCTGGAACTCAAAGACTGCCAATTCCCAGCATCTGCGTTTTACTTGGGGACTAAGATCAAAGGAG aggcatgtggttgacttttaTATATCTGATTTCCAATCTGGTTTAAGAGCTCTGGTCAAAGCAGGCTATGGTTCTAGGGTGGCTCCGTATGTTGATGAGTCTGTCGTCATTGACATGAACCCAAACAACAAGGATTCGTCTCCTGAATTTCTCAGGTGGTTGCAGGAGAGGAACCTTTCTAGTGATGACCGTGTGATGCGCCTGAAAGAAGGGTAA